From Zingiber officinale cultivar Zhangliang chromosome 5B, Zo_v1.1, whole genome shotgun sequence, the proteins below share one genomic window:
- the LOC121987665 gene encoding uncharacterized protein LOC121987665, translating into MDFRQRPAPRRRVYDDFTPPHELVQKDDEELFIINLTGFAKEQLRVQVKRPSRKVVIIGERPLADGNRWSRLHKEFSVPDCCNIRGVGAKFNDGVLCLSLPKLSFKSPPKEEKYEKDKFGDTTEPGKRGLGAPARAMPELRLGDWKLKVGRLDFELYEVKQLAMTLAGAVIVAGALGMYMHHKLAQTDEC; encoded by the exons ATGGATTTCAGGCAGAGACCTGCTCCTCGTCGCCGTGTTTATGATGATTTCACTCCGCCCCATGAGCTTGTTCAAAAAGACGACGAAGAATTATTCATCATTAATCTCACGG GCTTCGCCAAAGAACAACTCAGGGTCCAAGTGAAGAGACCGAGCAGAAAAGTAGTGATCATCGGCGAGCGCCCCCTCGCCGACGGCAACCGCTGGAGCCGCTTACACAAGGAATTCAGCGTCCCCGACTGTTGCAACATACGAGGCGTCGGCGCGAAGTTCAACGACGGAGTTCTTTGCCTTTCGCTGCCGAAACTGTCCTTCAAGTCCCCTCCGAAAGAGGAAAAGTATGAGAAAGATAAATTTGGCGACACAACGGAGCCGGGGAAGAGAGGACTCGGTGCGCCGGCTCGCGCGATGCCTGAGCTTAGACTCGGCGATTGGAAGCTTAAGGTTGGGAGGTTGGACTTCGAGCTGTATGAAGTCAAGCAGCTTGCGATGACTCTGGCCGGCGCTGTGATCGTTGCGGGAGCACTGGGAATGTACATGCATCATAAGCTGGCTCAGACTGACGAATGCTGA